One window of the Capnocytophaga haemolytica genome contains the following:
- a CDS encoding acyl-CoA thioesterase → MQKQSYHISDFCAAIEIRVRFSETDPLGIVWHGNYIKYFEEAREAFGRKYGISYLDVERQGYATPIVKSLCEHKKMVRYGETLRVEAHYQPTNAAKLIFHYFIYNAAEELVCTGLTEQVFTSLEDHSLALYLPEWFRLQSEEP, encoded by the coding sequence ATGCAAAAACAATCTTATCATATCTCTGATTTTTGTGCTGCCATAGAAATCCGTGTGCGCTTCAGCGAAACCGATCCACTGGGTATCGTATGGCACGGCAATTACATCAAATACTTTGAAGAAGCCCGCGAGGCTTTTGGGCGCAAGTATGGTATTTCGTACTTAGACGTTGAGAGACAAGGCTATGCTACGCCTATCGTCAAGAGCCTTTGTGAGCACAAAAAGATGGTGCGCTACGGCGAGACCCTCCGTGTGGAAGCCCACTACCAGCCTACCAATGCCGCCAAACTCATCTTCCACTACTTCATCTACAACGCCGCTGAGGAGCTCGTCTGCACAGGACTCACTGAACAAGTGTTTACCTCCTTAGAAGACCACAGTCTGGCACTTTATTTGCCTGAATGGTTTAGACTTCAAAGCGAGGAGCCATAG
- a CDS encoding alpha/beta fold hydrolase — MIHTFEIAQFTTSVGVRVEALRVHYQLYGCELGSAPVVVINHAFTGNSQLTGKDGWWSIAVGDRRLIDTTRFTVVAFNIPGNGYGAGTDELIFNYQHWTAVDVARIFNYGITEVLGLKEVYALVGCSLGGGIAWEMAVLAPALFEQLVIIAADWKATDWIIGNCLLQEQILKNSNNPLHDARLHAMLCYRTPQSLKMKFDRSTHLPTQLYNVESWLLHHGEKLQERFSLSAYKLMNQLIKTIDITRDHDSFAAAVHDLDSEITLVAIDSDLYFSPQENRDTAEELAALGKSVHYKEIHSVHGHDAFLIEFRQLERLLRGCFEE, encoded by the coding sequence ATGATACACACTTTTGAAATAGCACAGTTTACCACCTCGGTGGGCGTACGGGTGGAAGCACTTCGGGTGCACTACCAACTCTATGGCTGTGAGCTGGGGTCGGCACCTGTGGTGGTAATCAATCACGCGTTTACGGGCAACTCTCAGCTGACGGGTAAAGACGGATGGTGGAGCATTGCTGTGGGCGACAGGCGACTGATTGATACGACGCGCTTTACGGTGGTGGCTTTCAATATCCCTGGTAATGGCTATGGTGCAGGAACTGATGAACTTATCTTCAATTACCAACATTGGACGGCGGTAGATGTGGCGCGCATCTTTAATTACGGTATCACAGAGGTGCTGGGCTTAAAGGAAGTCTACGCCCTTGTAGGCTGCTCGCTGGGGGGTGGTATCGCTTGGGAGATGGCTGTGCTTGCCCCTGCGCTCTTTGAGCAATTGGTGATCATCGCTGCTGATTGGAAGGCAACGGACTGGATCATAGGCAACTGCCTATTGCAGGAGCAGATACTCAAGAACTCTAACAACCCGCTACACGATGCGCGTCTGCACGCAATGCTCTGTTACCGTACGCCGCAGTCGCTGAAAATGAAGTTCGACCGCAGTACACACCTACCCACACAGCTTTACAACGTAGAGAGCTGGCTACTGCACCACGGCGAGAAGCTACAAGAGCGCTTCTCACTCTCCGCTTACAAGCTGATGAATCAGCTGATTAAGACCATTGACATCACTCGCGATCACGATAGTTTTGCAGCGGCAGTGCACGACCTCGATAGTGAGATTACGCTGGTGGCGATTGACTCTGACCTGTACTTTTCACCTCAAGAGAACCGCGATACCGCTGAGGAACTGGCGGCCTTGGGCAAGAGTGTGCATTACAAAGAGATCCATTCGGTACACGGGCACGACGCTTTTCTGATCGAATTCCGACAATTGGAGCGGTTGTTGAGAGGTTGCTTTGAGGAGTAA
- the thrA gene encoding bifunctional aspartate kinase/homoserine dehydrogenase I: MKVLKFGGRSLSNEGISKVVAIIGKAATEGAVAVVVSARVDATDRLLDLLEQARTGEDYTPALSALKAYQSAEFGVDLTNEFRLLDKLLEGVSLLKDYTQRTADLVLAQGELMAAQTVVALLRQGGVKARFVDSREIFKTDAVVGNAQILSGVSEEKTRALFAEIAPREVAVVTGFIASTEHGETTTLGRNGSNYSAALLANYLNATELENYTHVDGIFTANPELVPEAQIIRTLSYEEANELANFGASILHAKTIIPLIEKQIPLRIKNTFNSEDAGTLIHAQSEGEGIKALSVSCDNALIVLEGRGLLGKVGVDARIFKALAQKQVSVSIISQGSSERGVGLVVAQADAEVAKQALEEEFSYDFYTKDVSAVSITPEVAVVSIVGQPLSTFHHPYNALIRNQIVPLLINNAATGKNVGLVLHASHLHKALNVIHGEIFGVSRRINLVIFGKGTVGGTLIAQLIAAHESLLKRKNLSLRIIAIANSTRMLTAAKGVGGDWEATFEREAQPYSLNTLKAFVDTHHLENLIAVDVTASKAFIENYIPLVQSGFDLVSANKIANTISYEFYQQLREELRLHHKSYLYETNVGAGLPLIDTIRLLHHSGENITRIKGIFSGTLSYLFNTFSAEDKPFSEVLRGAIESGYTEPDPREDLCGNDVGRKLLILARELDLGNEFADVKIENLIPENLREGSVEDFLAHLAVFDPIYQKIKDAQAPNHVLRYVGDLHGNLEATESVQLDVKLISVPKDSALGQVRGADSIFEIYTDSYGANPLVIQGAGAGASVTARGVFGDILRLAEAMIFNF; encoded by the coding sequence ATGAAGGTATTAAAATTCGGGGGGCGCTCGCTCTCCAACGAGGGAATCAGCAAAGTGGTAGCTATCATCGGTAAGGCGGCGACTGAGGGGGCTGTGGCTGTGGTAGTATCGGCACGGGTAGACGCCACCGATAGGCTCTTAGACCTATTGGAGCAAGCACGCACAGGTGAGGACTACACCCCAGCCTTATCGGCACTAAAAGCCTACCAATCGGCGGAGTTTGGCGTAGACCTTACCAATGAATTCCGTCTGTTGGACAAGCTCTTAGAGGGCGTATCACTGCTGAAAGACTATACCCAGCGCACTGCCGACTTAGTGCTCGCACAAGGCGAATTGATGGCGGCACAAACCGTAGTGGCACTGCTGAGGCAAGGGGGCGTGAAAGCACGCTTTGTCGATAGTCGTGAGATCTTTAAGACGGACGCTGTGGTAGGCAATGCGCAGATACTCAGTGGGGTATCGGAAGAGAAGACGCGTGCACTCTTTGCTGAGATCGCCCCGAGAGAGGTGGCTGTGGTTACGGGCTTTATCGCTTCCACCGAGCACGGCGAAACCACCACGCTGGGGCGCAACGGCAGCAACTACTCGGCAGCGCTGCTTGCCAACTACCTCAACGCTACGGAGTTGGAGAACTACACCCACGTTGATGGTATCTTCACTGCCAACCCCGAATTGGTGCCTGAGGCGCAAATCATACGTACCTTGAGCTATGAAGAGGCAAATGAGCTAGCGAACTTCGGTGCTTCGATACTACACGCAAAGACGATTATCCCATTGATAGAGAAGCAAATACCCCTTCGTATTAAGAATACCTTCAACAGCGAAGACGCAGGTACCCTCATCCACGCACAGAGCGAGGGCGAGGGCATCAAGGCACTCTCTGTAAGTTGCGATAATGCGCTCATTGTGCTGGAAGGGCGTGGATTGCTGGGCAAAGTGGGCGTCGATGCGCGTATCTTTAAAGCCTTGGCACAGAAGCAAGTGAGCGTGAGTATTATCTCGCAAGGCTCTTCAGAGCGTGGTGTGGGATTGGTGGTAGCACAAGCCGACGCCGAAGTGGCAAAGCAGGCACTCGAAGAGGAGTTCTCATACGACTTCTACACCAAGGACGTCAGTGCGGTGAGCATCACCCCTGAGGTGGCGGTCGTTTCGATAGTAGGGCAACCGCTTTCCACTTTCCATCATCCTTATAATGCGCTCATTCGCAACCAGATAGTACCACTGCTCATCAACAACGCCGCTACGGGGAAAAATGTAGGTTTGGTGCTGCACGCCTCGCACTTGCACAAGGCGCTGAACGTTATCCACGGTGAGATTTTTGGGGTGTCGCGCCGTATCAACTTGGTGATCTTCGGCAAAGGCACCGTTGGCGGCACGCTCATCGCACAGCTGATCGCCGCCCACGAGAGTCTTTTAAAGCGCAAGAACCTCAGTCTGCGCATTATAGCCATTGCCAACTCTACGCGTATGCTCACCGCAGCCAAGGGTGTCGGGGGCGATTGGGAGGCGACTTTTGAGCGTGAGGCACAGCCGTATAGCCTCAATACGCTCAAGGCGTTTGTCGATACGCATCACTTGGAGAACCTCATCGCAGTGGATGTAACAGCGAGTAAGGCGTTTATTGAGAATTATATTCCCTTGGTACAGAGCGGGTTCGACCTTGTTTCAGCGAATAAGATCGCTAACACTATCTCGTATGAATTTTACCAACAATTGCGTGAGGAATTGCGCCTGCACCACAAGAGTTACCTCTACGAAACCAATGTGGGGGCGGGCTTGCCGCTGATCGACACCATACGGCTGCTGCATCATTCAGGGGAGAATATCACCCGTATTAAGGGGATCTTCTCGGGGACGCTGAGCTACCTTTTCAACACCTTTTCAGCTGAGGATAAGCCCTTTAGTGAGGTACTCCGTGGGGCTATTGAGAGTGGCTACACTGAGCCTGATCCGCGTGAAGACCTTTGTGGCAATGATGTGGGGCGCAAGCTGCTCATCCTCGCCCGCGAGCTCGACCTCGGCAATGAGTTTGCCGATGTGAAGATTGAGAACCTTATCCCCGAGAACCTCAGAGAGGGCAGCGTGGAGGATTTTCTCGCCCACCTCGCCGTCTTTGACCCTATCTATCAGAAGATAAAGGACGCCCAAGCGCCTAACCACGTGTTGCGCTATGTGGGCGACCTGCACGGCAATTTGGAGGCTACCGAGAGTGTACAGCTCGACGTGAAGCTCATCTCCGTGCCTAAGGACAGTGCGCTGGGGCAGGTGCGCGGTGCCGACTCCATCTTTGAGATCTACACCGACTCGTACGGTGCTAACCCTTTGGTGATACAAGGGGCTGGGGCAGGTGCTTCGGTGACGGCGCGGGGCGTTTTTGGCGATATCCTACGGCTGGCAGAGGCGATGATTTTTAATTTTTAA
- the metF gene encoding methylenetetrahydrofolate reductase [NAD(P)H], whose product MKVTEHIKRAKGKTLFSFEVIPPKKGNNIEELYKNIDPLMEFNPPFIDVTTSREEFYYIEHPNGLFEKRITRMRPGTVGICAAIQHKYKVDTVPHVLCGGFSREETEYLLVDCYYLGIHNVMALRGDAMKEQRYFEPTRGGHTYASQLVKQIANLNRGKYLHEVIEADTKADYFCIGVAGYPEKHLEAPSLQFDLARLKEKVEAGAHYIVTQMFFDNQKYFAFVDSVRQMGIDVPIIPGIKPIATKKHLHLLSQAFKIDFPEELVHEVERCKTNVEVKEVGVEWAIYQSRELKTYGVPVLHYYSMGKADNIARVVREVF is encoded by the coding sequence ATGAAAGTAACCGAACATATCAAGCGTGCCAAAGGCAAAACACTCTTCTCCTTTGAGGTAATCCCCCCGAAGAAGGGCAATAACATTGAGGAACTTTACAAGAACATTGATCCACTGATGGAGTTCAATCCGCCATTTATTGATGTGACTACTTCACGCGAAGAGTTTTACTACATTGAGCACCCCAATGGGCTCTTTGAGAAGCGCATCACCCGTATGCGCCCTGGCACAGTGGGCATCTGTGCGGCAATACAGCACAAGTACAAGGTCGATACCGTACCACACGTGCTCTGTGGCGGCTTCTCGCGCGAGGAGACGGAATACCTGTTAGTCGATTGCTATTACCTCGGTATCCACAACGTGATGGCACTGCGCGGCGATGCAATGAAGGAGCAACGCTATTTTGAGCCTACACGCGGCGGACACACTTACGCCTCACAGTTAGTGAAGCAGATCGCTAACCTCAACCGAGGCAAATACCTCCACGAGGTGATCGAAGCCGATACGAAGGCGGACTACTTCTGCATAGGCGTGGCGGGCTATCCCGAAAAGCACTTGGAAGCCCCCTCGTTGCAGTTCGACCTCGCCCGCCTGAAAGAGAAGGTAGAGGCAGGAGCACACTACATCGTAACCCAGATGTTCTTCGACAACCAGAAGTACTTCGCCTTTGTGGATAGTGTGCGCCAGATGGGCATCGATGTGCCTATCATACCAGGCATTAAGCCCATTGCTACCAAAAAACACCTCCATTTGCTCTCGCAGGCTTTTAAGATTGACTTTCCCGAAGAGCTCGTGCACGAGGTTGAACGGTGCAAAACCAACGTCGAAGTAAAAGAAGTAGGCGTAGAGTGGGCAATCTACCAAAGTCGCGAGCTGAAGACCTACGGGGTGCCCGTGCTGCACTACTACTCAATGGGTAAGGCAGACAACATCGCACGGGTGGTACGCGAGGTATTCTGA
- a CDS encoding trans-sulfuration enzyme family protein, translated as MKFETKAIHGVRSNGEKVEEWGSTINMASTFPIREFGVEQEFEYSRVSNPTRRELERLLAQLESGKHGFAFSSGMAAISTLLSVFEAGDHFIFGLDIYGGTFRIIRDIFGKFGLKASFVDTTNLENIRKAILPSTKGIFIETPSNPLLDITDIEGVVAIAREHKLITIVDNTFMSPYLQRPLELGADVVVHSATKFLSGHNDIIAGAIVLNDDALSEKISFAQVAIGAMIAPFDSWLLMRSIKTLKVRMDYAQSNTEALVHYLKLHPAVEKVYYPTEADAERKAIHQRQASGGGAVFSFVLKDEKKVKSFFESLKVALFAVSLGGVETLVTHPSTLTHTEFPEEEKVARGVTQTLVRVAVGIENINDLIADFKQALEA; from the coding sequence ATGAAGTTTGAAACAAAAGCAATTCACGGGGTAAGGAGTAATGGCGAAAAGGTAGAAGAATGGGGCAGTACCATCAATATGGCGTCGACCTTTCCGATAAGGGAGTTTGGTGTGGAGCAAGAGTTTGAGTACAGCCGCGTGTCGAACCCTACGCGTCGCGAGCTGGAAAGGCTTTTAGCGCAATTGGAAAGTGGCAAGCACGGCTTCGCTTTTTCTTCGGGAATGGCTGCTATAAGCACGCTACTAAGCGTGTTTGAGGCAGGCGACCACTTTATCTTCGGGCTGGATATCTACGGGGGTACTTTCCGCATTATACGGGATATCTTCGGGAAATTCGGGCTTAAAGCATCTTTTGTAGATACCACTAATCTTGAAAATATCCGCAAGGCAATATTGCCTTCGACTAAGGGGATCTTCATTGAGACCCCTTCTAATCCACTGCTGGATATCACTGATATTGAGGGGGTAGTAGCTATTGCCCGCGAGCACAAGCTCATCACGATAGTCGATAACACCTTTATGTCGCCTTATTTACAGCGTCCGCTGGAGTTAGGTGCTGATGTGGTGGTGCATTCCGCAACGAAGTTTCTCAGTGGGCATAATGACATTATTGCGGGGGCTATCGTACTGAACGACGATGCTCTCTCTGAGAAGATTAGCTTTGCACAGGTGGCTATTGGGGCAATGATAGCACCCTTTGACAGTTGGCTGCTGATGCGCAGTATCAAGACGCTGAAAGTGCGTATGGACTACGCACAGAGCAACACTGAGGCGCTGGTGCATTACCTCAAACTGCATCCTGCCGTTGAGAAGGTGTATTACCCTACCGAAGCCGATGCTGAGCGCAAAGCTATTCACCAGCGACAAGCCTCAGGAGGAGGGGCTGTCTTTTCTTTCGTTCTGAAGGATGAGAAAAAGGTAAAGAGCTTCTTTGAGAGCCTGAAAGTGGCTTTATTTGCGGTGAGCTTAGGCGGTGTGGAAACCTTAGTGACCCACCCCAGTACGCTTACTCACACTGAGTTCCCTGAGGAAGAAAAGGTGGCGCGTGGAGTTACGCAGACCTTGGTGCGGGTGGCTGTCGGCATTGAAAATATCAACGACCTGATTGCAGACTTTAAGCAGGCGCTGGAGGCATAG
- the metE gene encoding 5-methyltetrahydropteroyltriglutamate--homocysteine S-methyltransferase: MKSNVLGYPRIGEKRELKKANEAYWEGKISQEDLVAEANKIRIHNWKLQQEAGVELISSNDFSYYDQMLDFSFTVNAIPERFASVSKLSALERYFAMARGYQKDGIDVTAMEMTKWFDTNYHYIVPEFTKNQQFKLAHNKPLEEYQLAKANGVETKPVLIGILTYLLLGKEKEAGFSRLDLAERLLPVYIEIIESLVKAGAKTIQIDEPYLVLDLPERAASIYRTTYEAIAAKFPNTEFILTTYFGGLGDNLNLTLSLPLQVLHIDLVRAPQQLDLVLELLPPHKKLSLGLVDGRNVWKNDLEASVALIDKAEAKIGMDRIYVGTSCSLLHSPCNLELENNEKVLTLEIKQWLAFAKQKVKEVQLLTVLAFDNPNAEEAASYEENKRAAAARRTSTLIHDKAVKERVKNIAEGDDQRKSPFSKRKLAQHAALGLPLFPTTTIGSFPQTTEVRSWRARFKKGDLTQAEYDELLEQEIEESIRFQESTDIDVLVHGEFERNDMVEYFGELLKGYTFTKFGWVQSYGSRCVKPPIIFGDISRRAAMTVRWSKYAQSLTNRPVKGMLTGPVTILQWSFVRDDQPRSETCLQIALAIRDEVVDLERAGIKVIQIDEPAIREGLPLRKAEWAAYFDWAIKAFRIAASGVEDKTQIHTHMCYSEFNDMIEAIAAMDADVITIECSRSQMELLDVFGEFKYPNEIGPGVYDIHSPRVPSEEEMTALMEKAIKVIPKEQLWVNPDCGLKTRHWEETKAALHAMVATAKKLRAKYGK; encoded by the coding sequence ATGAAATCAAACGTTTTAGGTTATCCACGTATTGGTGAGAAGCGCGAACTGAAAAAAGCCAATGAGGCTTATTGGGAAGGCAAGATCTCACAAGAGGACTTAGTAGCGGAAGCAAATAAAATCCGCATTCACAATTGGAAATTGCAGCAAGAGGCTGGGGTAGAGCTCATTTCTTCGAATGACTTCTCGTATTATGACCAGATGCTCGACTTTTCGTTTACTGTTAATGCTATACCAGAGCGTTTTGCCTCAGTGAGCAAGCTTTCAGCACTTGAACGCTACTTTGCGATGGCTCGTGGCTATCAGAAGGATGGTATCGACGTTACGGCTATGGAAATGACCAAATGGTTCGATACGAATTATCACTACATCGTTCCTGAGTTTACTAAAAATCAGCAGTTTAAACTTGCACACAACAAGCCTTTAGAGGAATATCAGTTGGCAAAAGCTAATGGCGTAGAGACCAAGCCCGTACTTATTGGGATACTTACTTACCTGCTTTTGGGTAAGGAGAAAGAAGCTGGGTTCAGCCGTCTGGACTTGGCTGAGCGTCTGCTGCCTGTATATATTGAGATTATCGAGAGTTTGGTGAAGGCGGGTGCTAAGACTATTCAGATCGATGAGCCTTACTTGGTGCTTGACTTGCCCGAGCGTGCTGCCTCTATTTATCGCACTACTTATGAGGCGATTGCGGCGAAGTTCCCCAACACGGAGTTTATCCTCACCACCTATTTCGGAGGCTTGGGCGACAACCTCAACTTGACACTCTCATTGCCATTGCAAGTACTGCACATCGACTTGGTGCGTGCCCCTCAGCAACTCGACCTCGTGCTGGAATTGCTACCTCCTCATAAGAAACTCTCTTTGGGATTGGTAGATGGGCGCAACGTTTGGAAAAACGACTTAGAGGCATCTGTAGCCCTTATTGATAAAGCAGAAGCTAAGATTGGTATGGATCGTATCTACGTAGGTACCTCGTGCTCACTGCTGCACTCGCCTTGCAACTTAGAGCTTGAAAACAACGAGAAGGTGCTTACCCTAGAGATCAAGCAATGGCTTGCCTTCGCTAAACAGAAAGTAAAGGAAGTACAGCTGCTCACCGTACTGGCATTCGACAACCCTAATGCTGAGGAGGCTGCCTCATACGAAGAGAACAAACGCGCTGCGGCTGCTCGTCGCACCTCGACCCTTATCCACGATAAGGCGGTAAAAGAGCGTGTGAAGAATATCGCTGAGGGTGATGACCAACGCAAGAGCCCTTTCAGTAAGCGCAAGCTCGCACAGCACGCAGCCTTAGGGTTGCCGCTCTTCCCGACGACTACTATCGGTTCCTTCCCACAGACGACAGAAGTGCGCTCGTGGCGTGCTCGCTTTAAGAAAGGCGACCTCACGCAGGCTGAGTATGATGAGCTCTTAGAGCAAGAGATTGAGGAGTCAATACGCTTTCAAGAGTCCACAGATATAGACGTGCTGGTACACGGCGAGTTTGAGCGCAACGATATGGTGGAATACTTTGGCGAACTGCTCAAGGGTTATACTTTCACTAAATTCGGTTGGGTGCAAAGCTATGGCTCGCGCTGTGTGAAGCCACCAATTATCTTTGGTGACATATCACGCCGTGCGGCAATGACCGTGCGTTGGAGTAAGTACGCTCAATCACTGACGAATCGCCCCGTAAAAGGAATGCTCACAGGACCTGTAACCATCTTGCAATGGTCGTTTGTGCGCGATGATCAACCGCGCTCAGAGACTTGCTTGCAGATCGCATTGGCTATCCGCGATGAGGTAGTCGATTTAGAGCGCGCAGGTATTAAAGTTATTCAAATCGATGAGCCTGCTATTCGCGAAGGGCTTCCACTGCGTAAAGCCGAATGGGCAGCCTATTTCGATTGGGCAATCAAAGCCTTCCGCATAGCCGCCTCAGGTGTTGAAGATAAGACGCAGATACACACCCATATGTGCTACTCTGAGTTCAACGATATGATTGAAGCCATCGCTGCTATGGACGCTGATGTGATCACCATCGAATGCTCGCGCTCACAAATGGAGCTGTTAGACGTATTTGGTGAATTCAAATACCCTAACGAGATCGGCCCAGGGGTGTACGACATCCACTCGCCTCGTGTGCCGTCCGAAGAAGAGATGACTGCACTGATGGAAAAGGCTATCAAGGTGATACCAAAGGAACAACTGTGGGTAAACCCTGACTGCGGGCTCAAAACGCGCCATTGGGAGGAAACCAAAGCTGCCCTCCACGCAATGGTAGCCACCGCTAAAAAACTGCGTGCGAAATACGGTAAATAG